One Nostoc sp. UHCC 0302 DNA window includes the following coding sequences:
- a CDS encoding NB-ARC domain-containing protein yields MKQQSSRRRRGVILTLKGWDKFQAAKTQAEFDENAGDSFSLEELSDRTRLALHTISRILARLEPVDKSSLQSAFAALNLELSQSDYTRPTSTLEELKTRQANPQYDWQEAPDVSVFYGRSEELSQLRHWILEERCRLVGLLGIGGIGKSTLAVKLGLQVQAEFEVVVWRSLQNAPPVEEQITSILQFLLWALRKEMVIPESFDSKLAKLMECLQTNRCLLILDNVETILSGGQVGQCRLGYEAYGQLFKRVGEVPHKSCVLFTSREKPREMVPLEGDRTGVKSLPLKGLNPTEGQQLFQQKGQFTGTEREWQVLIKHFGGNPLALKMVAAGTQELFNGKIAPVLQYVEQGLVIFDDIRDLLERQFQRLSLIEEEVMYWLAINREPVTLAELAADIVTSASQRQLPRVIKSLLQRSLIEKSGEYFFLQPVLMEYTTQRLVEQVCQELVEEKSVRLGLFQTYALIKATAKDYIRETQKQLIVQPLLEQLLLEMGSQQKLVILLQDVLEQQRHQAAILSGYAGGNVLNLLAHLQVNLQGYDLSNLSIRQADLQRVNLAGVNFQNTAFYQSVFATSLKSNYAVALSPDGKLLATGDINGQIHLWQVADGKNLLIFKGHEGVVWTVAFSPDGQTLASCGLDKLVKLWDVQTGDCLKTLDEHTDVVWSVSFSPDGQILASGSSDASIRLWDIRLGKCLKVLRSHSTEVFSVTFNPDGSTLASGSLDCEIRLWDISTGICIKTLQGHVGRICSVCFSPDGKTLASGSSDHSARLWDVCKGTCIKIFHGHKDWVWSVCFSSDGQTSATGSFDSTVRLWNVKQGTCVKILRGHTSEVHSVMLNLDGQTLVSASRDSSVRLWDVNKGVYVRTLQGHSNGANSVSFNPDDCILATGSLDGSVQLWDVASGYCTKILQGHTGWVWSISFSPDGSILASGSDDKSIKLWDVISGHCITTINGHSSAVTSVSFSPDGQTLVSASQDTSVKLWDINERKCIKTLEGHTDAVWSVSFSPDGNTLATGGEDYLIKLWDVREGKSITTLPGHADAVWSVSFSPDGKMLASASFDGLIRLWDITNFTCINVLQEHTAGIWSVSFSRDGYTLASASFDQTIRLWDINNFTCVKVLHRHSSGLCFVCFNSVGNILANTSQDEVIKLWDVETGECMKTLKVDRLCEGMNIRGVTGLTAAQRSALLALGAVEGVGS; encoded by the coding sequence ATGAAACAACAATCAAGCAGACGCAGGCGGGGTGTAATCCTTACTCTAAAAGGCTGGGATAAATTTCAAGCTGCCAAAACTCAAGCCGAATTTGATGAGAATGCTGGAGATAGCTTTTCTTTAGAAGAATTGAGCGATCGCACCCGTTTAGCTCTACACACTATATCTAGAATTTTGGCACGCTTGGAACCTGTAGATAAAAGTTCCTTACAGTCTGCCTTTGCTGCCCTTAATTTGGAGTTATCTCAAAGCGATTATACCCGCCCTACCTCGACCTTAGAAGAACTAAAAACTCGACAAGCAAACCCACAGTATGACTGGCAAGAAGCACCAGATGTATCTGTGTTTTATGGTCGCAGTGAAGAATTATCGCAACTACGACACTGGATCTTAGAAGAACGGTGTCGTTTAGTTGGACTGCTGGGAATTGGTGGCATTGGCAAAAGCACTTTAGCAGTCAAGTTGGGATTGCAAGTTCAAGCTGAATTTGAGGTAGTGGTGTGGCGAAGCCTGCAAAATGCACCGCCAGTAGAGGAGCAAATAACAAGTATCCTGCAATTTTTGCTGTGGGCGTTGCGAAAGGAGATGGTGATACCCGAAAGCTTTGATAGCAAACTAGCAAAGTTGATGGAATGTTTGCAAACAAACCGATGTTTGCTGATTTTAGACAATGTTGAGACAATTCTCTCTGGTGGTCAAGTAGGGCAATGTCGTCTTGGCTATGAGGCATATGGTCAATTATTCAAGCGCGTTGGCGAAGTACCTCATAAAAGTTGCGTTCTGTTCACTTCTAGAGAAAAACCCAGAGAAATGGTACCGCTGGAAGGAGACAGAACAGGAGTAAAATCGCTGCCATTAAAGGGATTAAATCCTACCGAGGGACAACAATTATTCCAGCAAAAAGGGCAATTCACAGGTACAGAACGAGAATGGCAAGTACTCATCAAGCATTTTGGCGGTAATCCCCTCGCGCTAAAAATGGTCGCAGCTGGAACTCAAGAGCTTTTCAACGGTAAGATTGCCCCTGTTTTGCAGTATGTAGAACAGGGGCTAGTCATTTTTGATGACATCCGCGACTTGTTAGAACGGCAGTTCCAGCGTTTGTCGTTGATAGAAGAAGAGGTGATGTACTGGCTGGCAATTAATCGAGAGCCAGTAACCCTTGCCGAATTAGCTGCTGATATAGTGACATCTGCTTCCCAGCGTCAATTACCGCGAGTAATTAAATCTCTATTGCAACGGTCATTAATTGAAAAAAGCGGCGAGTATTTCTTTTTGCAACCAGTGCTGATGGAATATACGACACAGCGATTGGTTGAACAAGTTTGTCAAGAATTAGTAGAAGAAAAGTCTGTCCGTTTAGGCTTATTCCAAACCTATGCTTTGATTAAGGCAACAGCCAAAGATTACATCCGAGAAACACAAAAGCAATTAATTGTGCAACCCTTGCTTGAGCAATTGTTGCTAGAAATGGGCAGTCAACAAAAGCTGGTAATTTTATTGCAGGATGTATTGGAGCAGCAAAGACATCAAGCTGCAATATTAAGTGGGTATGCAGGGGGCAATGTCCTCAACTTGTTAGCGCATTTGCAAGTAAATTTACAGGGGTATGATTTATCAAATTTGAGCATTAGACAAGCAGACTTACAGCGTGTCAATTTAGCTGGAGTTAATTTTCAAAATACTGCTTTTTATCAATCTGTATTTGCTACAAGCTTGAAGAGTAATTATGCAGTTGCCTTAAGTCCAGATGGAAAACTGCTGGCTACAGGCGATATAAATGGACAAATTCATTTATGGCAAGTGGCGGATGGAAAAAACTTGTTGATATTTAAAGGGCATGAAGGCGTAGTTTGGACAGTCGCCTTTAGTCCAGATGGGCAAACTCTGGCAAGTTGTGGTCTAGATAAATTAGTCAAATTGTGGGATGTACAAACGGGAGATTGCTTAAAAACTTTAGATGAACACACAGATGTTGTTTGGTCTGTCAGCTTCAGTCCAGATGGTCAAATTTTAGCAAGTGGTAGTAGTGATGCTTCAATTAGATTGTGGGATATTCGCTTAGGTAAGTGTCTCAAAGTGTTGCGTAGTCATAGTACTGAAGTCTTTTCAGTGACGTTTAATCCTGATGGTTCTACTTTAGCAAGTGGTAGTCTAGATTGCGAAATTCGCTTGTGGGATATCAGTACAGGTATATGTATCAAAACTTTGCAAGGCCATGTTGGCAGGATATGCTCAGTTTGCTTCAGTCCAGATGGTAAAACTCTTGCCAGTGGGAGTAGTGACCACTCGGCTCGGTTATGGGATGTGTGTAAAGGTACTTGCATCAAAATATTCCACGGTCATAAAGATTGGGTATGGTCAGTTTGCTTTAGTTCAGATGGTCAAACCTCAGCCACGGGTAGTTTTGACTCTACTGTGAGGTTGTGGAATGTGAAGCAAGGTACTTGTGTAAAAATTCTACGCGGGCATACCAGTGAAGTACACTCAGTCATGCTTAATTTAGATGGTCAAACCTTAGTTAGTGCTAGTAGGGATTCCAGCGTGCGTTTATGGGATGTAAATAAAGGTGTGTACGTGAGAACATTACAGGGTCATTCCAATGGGGCGAATTCGGTCAGCTTTAACCCTGATGATTGTATATTGGCAACAGGTAGTTTAGATGGTTCAGTTCAGCTATGGGATGTTGCGTCTGGGTACTGTACTAAAATTTTACAAGGTCACACAGGTTGGGTATGGTCAATTAGCTTTAGTCCAGATGGTTCCATATTAGCGAGTGGCAGTGATGACAAAAGCATTAAGCTATGGGATGTAATCTCTGGTCATTGTATTACAACCATTAACGGTCATAGCAGTGCAGTAACATCAGTTAGCTTTAGTCCTGATGGTCAAACCTTGGTTAGTGCTAGTCAGGACACGAGCGTGAAGTTGTGGGATATTAATGAGCGTAAATGTATAAAAACATTAGAAGGTCACACGGATGCAGTCTGGTCAGTTAGCTTTAGTCCAGATGGCAATACTTTAGCTACAGGTGGTGAGGATTACTTAATTAAGTTATGGGATGTGCGTGAAGGTAAATCCATAACAACTTTGCCTGGTCACGCTGATGCAGTCTGGTCAGTGAGTTTTAGTCCAGATGGTAAAATGCTTGCAAGTGCTAGTTTTGATGGCTTAATTCGATTATGGGATATCACTAACTTTACTTGCATAAATGTGTTGCAAGAACATACTGCTGGTATATGGTCAGTCAGTTTCAGTCGTGATGGTTACACCTTGGCATCCGCTAGTTTTGACCAAACAATTCGCTTATGGGATATAAATAATTTTACCTGTGTCAAAGTGTTACATCGTCATAGTAGTGGATTATGCTTTGTTTGCTTTAATTCTGTTGGTAATATCTTGGCTAATACTAGTCAAGATGAAGTAATAAAGCTTTGGGATGTGGAAACAGGTGAGTGCATGAAAACCCTGAAGGTAGATCGCCTTTGTGAAGGGATGAACATCAGAGGAGTGACTGGGTTAACAGCAGCACAGCGATCGGCGCTTTTGGCTTTGGGGGCGGTGGAAGGTGTAGGTTCTTAG
- a CDS encoding helix-turn-helix transcriptional regulator — translation MKTKPFNELRKKMTPEQQVESEMQANLALLKLTLSELRESLGHTQSDVAKNMGVVQSALSKIEHQEDIQISTLSRYIKSLGGSLTIIARFPDQEVVISQFD, via the coding sequence ATGAAAACCAAGCCATTTAATGAACTTCGCAAAAAAATGACTCCTGAACAACAAGTAGAAAGTGAGATGCAAGCAAACCTTGCATTGCTCAAATTGACACTTTCTGAACTTCGAGAGTCCCTTGGACATACTCAAAGCGATGTTGCGAAAAATATGGGAGTGGTACAATCGGCGCTTTCAAAAATTGAGCATCAAGAAGATATTCAAATATCTACGCTCTCTCGATACATTAAATCTCTTGGCGGAAGTCTGACAATCATAGCGCGTTTTCCCGATCAAGAGGTTGTTATTTCTCAGTTTGATTGA
- a CDS encoding APC family permease, whose protein sequence is MNQDSHLRVPTNASRTPTLERNTLKLQHAIAMSIAAMSPVGSIFINTIPQAGLVGAAIPLCYVIGFGIALLIANQISLMAAEFPTSGSLYTFVTQGLGVRWGFLVGWFSLISSGVTIPVVVLLMSASLQDLFLRWFSVHLDWTIWYGIFSAIVFVVCYRGIRFSLQLDFTLLIFEIGVCLLLALIVLVQAGKTGQIAIAPFTLQKLPPNSNLVLGIVLSILSFVGFESATTLGEEVQKPRQTIPRAMTISLVFVGAFYILMAYVATIGYGISQMASFAQDTIPFDTIARRAWGNGLALVIDFAGIMAGYACAVAFLNGAARIVYAMSREALFPAWFAQIHPTYRTPANAIWGLSGMSLVVGLGLGMLWTPIATYGFLGTLLTLAVLIIYGLVSLACWRYFSIQRRTRHSLHHHVLPWLSIIVILGILVGTVYPSPPAPLSLAPYIILVWLLLGMIVFWFLDKKHIQKA, encoded by the coding sequence ATGAATCAGGATTCGCATCTCAGAGTGCCTACCAATGCTTCCCGCACCCCAACACTAGAACGCAATACGTTGAAATTGCAGCACGCGATCGCCATGTCTATTGCCGCAATGTCTCCAGTCGGTTCCATCTTTATTAACACCATCCCTCAAGCTGGACTTGTCGGAGCAGCGATACCCTTGTGTTATGTTATTGGGTTTGGAATTGCTTTGCTAATTGCTAACCAAATCAGCTTGATGGCAGCCGAGTTTCCCACGAGCGGATCGCTGTATACTTTTGTCACTCAGGGATTGGGCGTGCGTTGGGGCTTTCTTGTGGGTTGGTTTAGTTTAATTTCCTCTGGCGTGACGATTCCGGTTGTCGTGCTGTTAATGAGCGCATCTCTTCAAGATTTATTTCTGCGTTGGTTTAGCGTACACCTAGACTGGACAATTTGGTATGGCATTTTTAGCGCGATTGTATTTGTAGTTTGTTACCGAGGCATTCGCTTCTCGCTACAGTTAGATTTTACACTCTTGATATTTGAAATCGGTGTTTGTTTATTACTCGCACTCATCGTGCTGGTGCAAGCGGGTAAAACTGGACAAATTGCGATCGCACCGTTCACGCTACAAAAACTACCTCCAAACAGCAATTTGGTTCTCGGTATAGTTTTATCAATCCTGAGTTTTGTTGGATTTGAATCAGCAACGACGCTGGGAGAAGAAGTGCAAAAGCCTCGGCAGACCATTCCCAGAGCCATGACGATCTCGCTTGTTTTCGTCGGTGCGTTTTATATACTGATGGCATATGTAGCGACAATTGGCTATGGCATTAGTCAGATGGCGAGCTTTGCCCAAGATACGATACCGTTTGATACGATCGCGCGTCGGGCTTGGGGCAATGGCTTGGCGTTAGTGATTGATTTTGCGGGTATTATGGCGGGCTATGCTTGTGCTGTTGCTTTTCTCAACGGAGCTGCTCGAATTGTGTATGCAATGAGCCGGGAGGCACTGTTTCCCGCTTGGTTCGCTCAGATTCATCCCACATACCGCACACCTGCGAATGCAATTTGGGGATTAAGCGGCATGTCGTTAGTTGTAGGGCTGGGTTTGGGAATGCTGTGGACACCGATCGCGACATATGGGTTTCTTGGAACCCTGTTGACGCTGGCTGTCTTGATCATTTACGGATTAGTCAGTCTTGCGTGTTGGCGATATTTTTCCATCCAACGCCGCACACGCCACTCCTTGCATCATCATGTGCTACCTTGGCTCTCGATAATCGTTATTCTGGGTATTTTAGTTGGCACAGTTTATCCCTCTCCACCAGCACCGCTTAGCTTAGCGCCTTACATCATCCTCGTTTGGCTGTTGCTTGGAATGATCGTGTTTTGGTTTCTCGACAAGAAGCATATTCAAAAGGCATAA
- a CDS encoding DUF4383 domain-containing protein has protein sequence MKPVQYFTRIIGIIFTVVGVMGFIAAFKTAPATTPDVAGLSFTTGYGDLLGLFPVNVLHNIVHLVVGVLGIVASVSLSSARLYSGMLAIFYGLLTLMGLFPPTQATLGLIPIFGNDIWLHGITAAIAIYFGFIATPDLLELSSGESHSLSQK, from the coding sequence ATGAAACCAGTACAGTACTTTACTCGCATTATTGGCATCATCTTTACCGTGGTTGGTGTCATGGGATTTATTGCAGCTTTTAAAACAGCGCCTGCAACTACACCTGATGTGGCTGGGCTTTCATTCACAACTGGCTACGGTGATCTGCTGGGATTGTTCCCCGTCAACGTCTTACACAATATTGTTCACCTTGTTGTAGGCGTTTTGGGTATAGTGGCATCCGTTTCATTAAGTAGCGCCCGTCTTTATAGTGGAATGCTAGCCATATTCTACGGGTTGCTTACCCTCATGGGGCTTTTTCCTCCTACCCAGGCTACTTTAGGTCTTATCCCCATTTTTGGCAATGATATTTGGCTTCATGGTATTACTGCTGCGATCGCCATTTACTTTGGTTTTATTGCCACACCAGATTTATTAGAACTGAGTTCTGGGGAAAGCCACAGTCTTAGCCAGAAATAA
- a CDS encoding type I restriction-modification enzyme R subunit C-terminal domain-containing protein, producing MEKLSAVGSAISSLRDATRSLLPQKGTMSFSTRRCANTYASASLLRAMSTMGYAYALLFNAEAVESREKFEEVTGKNFSLKRFIRQLVGLDRNAAKQAFSRYLEGNNFNANQIRFVEYIVDHLTQNGVIDIGLLY from the coding sequence ATGGAAAAATTGAGCGCAGTTGGCAGTGCGATATCTTCTCTACGAGACGCTACGCGTAGCTTGCTTCCCCAAAAGGGTACGATGAGCTTCTCTACGAGACGCTGCGCGAACACCTACGCATCAGCTAGTTTACTACGAGCGATGTCTACGATGGGCTACGCCTACGCACTTCTGTTTAATGCAGAAGCAGTTGAGAGCCGTGAAAAGTTTGAGGAAGTTACTGGAAAAAATTTCAGCTTGAAGCGGTTCATTCGTCAACTCGTTGGGTTAGACAGAAATGCAGCAAAACAGGCATTTTCTCGATACCTTGAGGGCAATAATTTTAACGCCAATCAAATCCGATTCGTAGAATATATTGTAGATCACCTGACCCAAAATGGTGTGATTGATATAGGATTACTCTATTAA